From a region of the Thiorhodovibrio winogradskyi genome:
- the fabD gene encoding ACP S-malonyltransferase, with translation MSTRLAFVFPGQGSQSVGMLSELAGAFPQVSKTFAEVSEVLECDLWSLISEGPAAELDKTQNTQPAMLAVGVATWRCWRDSGGPAPEVMAGHSLGEYTALVCSGALELTDAARLVAERARLMQEAMPAGAGAMAAILGLEDEQVLQLCAHQAGEQVLEAVNFNAPGQVVIAGQREAVARALPAAKALGAKRALLLPVSVPSHCALMRPAAEQLESVLAGCPMRMPEIPVVHNASVSAASNLEHLRELLAQQLFRPVRWVESVRLMAGQGVERFIECGPGKVLAGLGKRIDKARPTTAIVDVVTLQAAIEELSGEEALADG, from the coding sequence ATGAGTACCCGACTGGCCTTTGTATTCCCCGGACAGGGTTCGCAATCCGTCGGCATGTTGAGCGAACTGGCGGGCGCGTTCCCGCAGGTAAGCAAGACCTTTGCCGAGGTCTCGGAGGTGCTGGAATGCGACCTGTGGTCGCTCATCAGCGAGGGGCCTGCTGCGGAACTCGACAAGACACAAAATACCCAGCCCGCGATGCTCGCGGTGGGCGTTGCCACGTGGCGCTGCTGGCGCGATAGCGGTGGGCCCGCGCCCGAGGTCATGGCGGGCCACAGTCTGGGCGAATACACTGCCTTGGTCTGTTCCGGGGCGTTGGAACTAACTGACGCCGCACGTCTGGTCGCCGAACGCGCCCGTCTCATGCAGGAGGCGATGCCAGCTGGTGCCGGTGCCATGGCCGCCATTCTGGGGCTTGAGGACGAACAGGTGCTGCAGCTGTGCGCTCACCAGGCAGGCGAGCAGGTGCTTGAGGCGGTAAACTTTAACGCGCCCGGTCAAGTGGTCATTGCTGGACAGCGCGAGGCCGTCGCAAGAGCTTTGCCCGCGGCCAAGGCATTGGGCGCCAAGCGGGCACTGCTACTCCCGGTTAGCGTACCATCGCATTGCGCGCTCATGCGCCCCGCGGCCGAGCAACTTGAGTCTGTCTTGGCTGGATGCCCGATGCGGATGCCCGAAATTCCGGTCGTTCATAATGCCAGCGTCTCGGCGGCGTCGAATCTTGAACATCTTCGCGAGCTGCTTGCACAGCAACTCTTCCGGCCGGTGCGCTGGGTGGAGAGCGTTCGGTTAATGGCCGGGCAGGGCGTTGAACGCTTTATTGAATGCGGGCCAGGCAAGGTACTCGCGGGTCTGGGTAAGCGCATCGACAAGGCGCGCCCAACCACAGCGATTGTGGACGTGGTGACGCTCCAGGCGGCCATCGAGGAGCTATCGGGTGAGGAGGCATTGGCTGATGGATAA
- the fabG gene encoding 3-oxoacyl-ACP reductase FabG, whose product MMDNEIALVTGASRGIGRAIALALGQAGARVAGTATTEEGARRIQQELADQDVRALGLCMNVTDRLSMDAALARISADFGASPSVLVNNAGITKDNLMMRMKDEEWDKIIATNLSAVFHLTKSCMRAMTKARHGRIINITSVVGFSGNAGQTNYAAAKAGLVGFSKSLAREIGGRGVTVNCVAPGFIATDMTSALPEAHRDALLANIPLGRLGQAEEVAAAVVFLASPQAGYITGETLHVNGGMLMT is encoded by the coding sequence CTGATGGATAATGAAATTGCACTGGTAACAGGTGCGAGCCGAGGAATCGGTCGCGCAATTGCCCTTGCCTTGGGTCAAGCCGGGGCGCGGGTTGCCGGCACCGCGACAACAGAGGAGGGCGCGCGGCGCATTCAACAGGAATTGGCCGATCAAGATGTCCGTGCTTTGGGTTTGTGCATGAATGTGACGGATAGGCTGAGCATGGATGCGGCACTCGCGCGCATCAGCGCGGACTTCGGTGCCAGCCCTTCGGTTTTGGTCAATAACGCTGGCATCACCAAAGACAACCTGATGATGCGCATGAAAGACGAGGAGTGGGACAAGATTATCGCCACCAACCTGAGCGCGGTCTTTCACCTCACCAAAAGTTGCATGCGGGCGATGACCAAGGCGCGTCATGGCCGCATTATCAATATCACCTCGGTTGTGGGCTTCAGCGGCAACGCCGGACAGACTAATTACGCCGCCGCCAAAGCCGGCTTGGTCGGGTTTTCCAAGTCGCTCGCACGCGAGATCGGTGGGCGTGGCGTCACTGTTAATTGCGTCGCGCCCGGCTTTATCGCGACCGATATGACGAGTGCCCTGCCAGAGGCCCACCGGGATGCGTTGCTTGCAAACATTCCGCTTGGGCGGCTTGGTCAAGCCGAGGAGGTTGCCGCGGCCGTTGTTTTTCTGGCGTCGCCACAGGCTGGATACATCACCGGCGAGACCCTGCACGTCAATGGTGGCATGCTGATGACCTAA
- the acpP gene encoding acyl carrier protein: MSSVEERVQKIVVEQLGVKEEEVTPEASFVDDLGADSLDTVELVMALEEEFETEIPDEDAEKITTVKQAIDYINAHMG, translated from the coding sequence ATGAGCAGCGTTGAAGAGCGAGTCCAAAAAATTGTTGTCGAACAGTTGGGCGTCAAGGAAGAGGAAGTCACCCCGGAGGCTTCCTTCGTTGACGATCTCGGTGCTGATTCGCTCGACACTGTCGAACTGGTCATGGCACTCGAAGAGGAATTCGAGACCGAAATTCCCGACGAGGACGCCGAGAAAATCACCACCGTCAAACAGGCAATCGACTACATAAATGCCCACATGGGGTAA
- the fabF gene encoding beta-ketoacyl-ACP synthase II — translation MSGRRVAVTGLGIISPVGLDIASAWDSILNGRSGIQTITHFDVTPFSTRFGGPIYNFDATEYVSKKDLRKMDAFIHYGMAAGIQAITHSGLEITDENRTRIGVAVGSGIGGITGIENNYGNYLSGGPRKISPFFVPANIVNMVAGNLSIKYGLKGPNYSIVSACSTGTHNIGEAALMIRHGMVDVMIAGGAEMATSPVGLGGFAAARALSTRNDDPEGASRPFDKERDGFVLSDGAGIMVLEEYEMARARGATIHAEILGVGMNSDAYHMTAPSEDGQGACDCMKLALADAGLNPEQIDYINAHGTSTPAGDIAEVKGVKLALGQHAKQVAVSSTKSMTGHMLGAAGGVEAIFCVLALRDQVAPPTINYTTPDPNCDLDVVPNQAREMPIRYALSNSFGFGGTNGTLILKQG, via the coding sequence ATGTCAGGTAGAAGGGTTGCCGTTACCGGCCTGGGTATTATTTCCCCTGTCGGGCTCGATATCGCCTCAGCCTGGGACAGCATCTTGAATGGCCGCAGTGGCATTCAGACCATTACGCACTTCGATGTGACGCCCTTCAGCACGCGTTTTGGTGGTCCCATTTATAACTTCGACGCAACTGAATATGTGTCGAAGAAAGACCTCCGCAAAATGGATGCCTTTATTCATTACGGCATGGCGGCGGGCATTCAGGCGATTACTCACTCGGGGCTTGAAATCACCGACGAGAACCGTACCCGAATTGGCGTTGCCGTTGGCTCTGGTATCGGTGGAATCACCGGTATCGAGAACAACTATGGCAATTATCTCAGTGGTGGGCCGCGCAAGATTTCGCCCTTCTTCGTGCCAGCCAATATCGTCAACATGGTAGCCGGAAACCTGTCTATTAAGTATGGTCTTAAGGGGCCAAATTACTCCATTGTCTCCGCCTGCAGCACGGGCACCCATAACATCGGTGAGGCGGCGTTGATGATCCGCCATGGCATGGTGGATGTGATGATCGCCGGTGGGGCGGAAATGGCGACCTCTCCCGTGGGCCTTGGTGGTTTCGCGGCCGCGCGAGCGCTTTCGACACGTAACGACGATCCCGAGGGCGCCAGTCGCCCTTTTGACAAAGAGCGCGATGGTTTTGTCCTCAGCGATGGCGCCGGTATCATGGTGCTGGAGGAATACGAAATGGCGCGCGCGAGAGGGGCCACCATACATGCCGAGATCCTTGGTGTCGGCATGAACTCCGATGCCTACCACATGACTGCCCCGTCCGAGGACGGTCAGGGTGCCTGCGATTGCATGAAACTCGCGCTTGCCGATGCCGGCCTGAATCCGGAGCAAATCGACTATATCAACGCCCATGGCACTTCCACCCCGGCCGGCGATATCGCCGAGGTAAAGGGGGTCAAACTCGCGTTGGGGCAGCACGCCAAGCAGGTGGCGGTGAGTTCGACAAAATCCATGACTGGACACATGCTTGGCGCAGCCGGTGGCGTGGAAGCGATTTTCTGCGTGCTTGCCCTGCGCGATCAGGTCGCGCCACCCACGATCAACTACACAACACCTGACCCCAACTGCGATTTGGACGTGGTGCCCAATCAGGCACGCGAGATGCCGATACGCTACGCGCTCAGCAATTCCTTTGGCTTCGGTGGTACCAACGGTACCTTGATCCTTAAGCAGGGTTGA
- the mltG gene encoding endolytic transglycosylase MltG: protein MKNTLIALLLLVGLGAGIGYFFWEDYQHFLVTPIASSRVDAQDDAVILEVPRGEGLRDLASRLQADGLIDNAHYLIALAYNRRQADQIKAGEYALTPEMTPGQLLDLLVSGRSIQYPVTLIEGRTFSDALASIAAEPEFKHELQDLTDAEILAALDLDIEHPEGWFFPDTYLFRRGASDIQVLRRAHERMREVLDEEWGNRDADLPLTSPYEALILASVIEKETGLGSERPEIAGVFVRRLRKGMRLQTDPTVIYGLGAEFDGNLTRVHLETDSPYNTYTRGGLPPTPIALPGREAIHAALHPEDGETLYFVARGDGSHYFSATLDEHNCAVQRFQRGGQCDPARFR, encoded by the coding sequence ATGAAGAACACCCTGATTGCTCTGCTGTTACTGGTCGGCCTCGGTGCGGGGATAGGTTACTTTTTTTGGGAAGATTATCAGCATTTTCTGGTAACGCCCATCGCCTCAAGTCGTGTCGATGCGCAGGACGACGCGGTGATTCTGGAGGTGCCGCGCGGGGAGGGGCTGCGCGACCTCGCCAGCCGACTGCAAGCCGATGGTCTGATTGACAATGCCCATTATCTGATTGCGCTTGCCTACAATCGCCGGCAGGCGGATCAAATCAAGGCAGGCGAATATGCGCTAACGCCTGAGATGACACCAGGGCAACTCCTTGATCTACTCGTTTCCGGTCGCTCCATCCAATACCCGGTTACCCTGATCGAAGGACGAACCTTTAGTGACGCCCTCGCGAGCATCGCCGCCGAACCTGAGTTCAAGCACGAACTTCAGGATCTCACCGATGCCGAGATACTTGCCGCGCTTGATCTCGACATTGAACATCCCGAGGGTTGGTTTTTCCCCGATACCTATTTATTCCGTCGCGGAGCAAGTGACATCCAGGTGCTGCGTCGGGCGCACGAGCGCATGCGTGAAGTCCTTGATGAAGAATGGGGCAACCGCGATGCGGATCTTCCGCTGACATCGCCCTACGAGGCACTGATTCTTGCCTCTGTGATCGAAAAAGAAACCGGCCTTGGCAGCGAGCGCCCGGAGATTGCCGGCGTCTTTGTGCGTCGCTTGCGCAAAGGCATGCGGCTGCAGACGGATCCAACGGTGATCTACGGCCTTGGAGCCGAGTTCGACGGCAATTTAACGCGCGTCCATCTTGAAACGGATTCGCCTTACAACACTTACACCCGCGGTGGTTTGCCGCCGACGCCTATCGCCCTGCCCGGGCGTGAGGCCATTCATGCCGCCCTGCATCCAGAAGACGGCGAGACCCTCTATTTTGTCGCGCGCGGCGATGGTAGCCACTATTTCTCAGCCACGCTCGATGAACACAACTGCGCCGTGCAGCGCTTTCAACGCGGTGGTCAGTGCGATCCGGCCCGCTTCCGGTGA
- the tmk gene encoding dTMP kinase yields MITLEGIEGAGKSTQCETLVATLAELGIPFLQTREPGGSPIAERIRALLLDPEQEGLCAQAELLLIFAARAEHLAQSVRPALEAGTWVLSDRFTDASFAYQGGGRGISAESIAGLETLVQGALRPDLTFLFDLPAELGLKRAKARADLDRFEAETLGFFERARQVYLQRAKLDPARFRVLDATQDVEQVARHVREALVDFVARRPFSGQ; encoded by the coding sequence TTGATCACGCTCGAGGGCATTGAGGGCGCGGGTAAGTCGACCCAGTGCGAGACCCTTGTCGCGACTCTCGCGGAACTTGGCATTCCATTTTTGCAGACACGCGAGCCCGGCGGTTCACCCATTGCCGAGCGCATTCGTGCCCTGCTATTGGATCCGGAGCAGGAGGGACTCTGCGCCCAAGCGGAATTGCTGCTGATCTTTGCGGCACGCGCTGAACACCTGGCGCAATCTGTGCGGCCTGCACTGGAGGCCGGTACCTGGGTGTTGTCCGACCGTTTTACCGACGCGAGTTTTGCCTATCAGGGTGGTGGGCGTGGGATTTCGGCTGAGTCCATCGCCGGGCTGGAGACGCTGGTGCAAGGCGCCTTGCGTCCCGACTTGACCTTTCTGTTCGATCTGCCAGCCGAGCTTGGCCTGAAGCGTGCCAAAGCGCGTGCCGACTTGGATCGTTTTGAAGCTGAAACACTCGGGTTTTTCGAGCGGGCGCGTCAAGTCTATTTGCAACGTGCCAAGCTGGACCCTGCGCGCTTTCGGGTGCTGGATGCCACACAGGATGTCGAGCAAGTGGCGCGGCACGTCCGGGAAGCCTTGGTGGACTTTGTCGCGCGCAGGCCGTTCTCGGGGCAATGA
- a CDS encoding DNA polymerase III subunit delta' encodes MSKLSSAPVPVATAGRELPPWLVGHWQRLWKAQVKGRLGHAWLFTGPVGLGKRLFAERLARALLCQHPDEDGAPCGVCSECHLIDAGYHPDLQRIVPDAESASGEIKVDAIRELVALENLTSHRGGYKVVHIVPAEAMNRAAANSLLKTLEEPTERTLLLLIADDASRLPATIRSRCQHLVCVPPPEHEALPWLAAMLQSPPAPPELLLRLARGAPLKALTMGQADYLSLRRQGFQQFLGVAEGREDPLAVAAAWQSLDMPLLLELALGWLCDIARLIGDPQAQYLSNPDLHDALLALALRLPSEKLHEFLRHCLRAGSLQQGSVNKQLLLESLLIRWALLGAAGAMASSSQ; translated from the coding sequence ATGAGCAAGCTGTCCTCTGCCCCCGTCCCCGTTGCCACTGCCGGGCGGGAACTTCCACCCTGGCTTGTTGGGCATTGGCAGCGCTTATGGAAGGCACAGGTCAAAGGGCGTTTGGGACATGCCTGGCTGTTCACGGGGCCTGTTGGGCTGGGCAAGCGGCTTTTTGCTGAGCGGCTCGCGCGGGCGTTGTTGTGTCAGCATCCCGATGAGGATGGCGCGCCCTGCGGTGTTTGCAGCGAATGTCACCTGATCGACGCCGGTTATCATCCGGACTTGCAGCGCATAGTGCCCGACGCCGAGAGCGCCAGTGGCGAGATTAAAGTAGATGCGATTCGCGAGCTGGTCGCGCTCGAGAATCTTACCAGCCATCGTGGAGGTTACAAGGTCGTCCACATCGTCCCGGCCGAGGCCATGAACCGGGCGGCAGCCAACAGTCTGCTCAAGACGCTAGAGGAGCCGACCGAGCGCACCTTACTGCTGTTGATTGCCGATGATGCAAGCCGGCTTCCCGCGACCATTCGCAGTCGCTGTCAGCATCTGGTTTGCGTGCCTCCACCTGAGCACGAGGCACTGCCTTGGCTCGCTGCCATGCTCCAGTCCCCACCCGCGCCGCCCGAGTTGCTGTTGCGCCTGGCGCGGGGCGCGCCGCTCAAAGCCCTGACCATGGGGCAGGCGGACTACCTCAGTTTGCGTCGCCAGGGCTTTCAGCAGTTTCTTGGCGTTGCCGAGGGTCGTGAAGACCCGCTTGCGGTGGCGGCGGCCTGGCAGTCGTTGGATATGCCCCTGTTGCTGGAACTTGCGTTGGGTTGGTTGTGCGACATCGCGCGTTTGATTGGCGACCCCCAGGCGCAATATCTCAGTAATCCGGATTTGCATGATGCATTGCTGGCATTGGCCTTGCGCCTGCCGAGCGAGAAACTGCACGAGTTTCTGCGTCACTGCCTGCGCGCAGGGTCACTCCAACAAGGCTCGGTCAATAAGCAGCTGCTGTTGGAATCCTTGCTTATCCGGTGGGCACTCTTGGGAGCGGCGGGCGCGATGGCGTCAAGTTCGCAATGA
- a CDS encoding PilZ domain-containing protein has protein sequence MEGEKKTGRQRILSFAIKDKNALYAAYMPFVRNGGLFIPTSKRYQLGDELFLLLQLMQESERIPVAGKIIWITPVGAEGNRAVGVGIQFSDQDKGIARRKIEEYLAGALESDRGTHTM, from the coding sequence ATGGAAGGCGAAAAAAAAACCGGCCGTCAACGCATTCTTAGCTTCGCCATCAAGGACAAGAATGCCCTCTACGCCGCTTATATGCCCTTTGTCAGAAACGGTGGGCTTTTTATCCCCACCAGCAAGCGTTATCAACTAGGCGACGAGCTTTTTTTGCTGCTGCAACTCATGCAGGAGTCAGAGCGTATCCCGGTTGCGGGAAAAATTATCTGGATCACGCCGGTTGGCGCCGAGGGCAATCGTGCCGTGGGAGTCGGTATTCAGTTCAGCGATCAGGACAAAGGCATCGCCAGACGTAAAATCGAGGAATATCTCGCTGGCGCGCTGGAGTCTGATCGTGGCACCCATACGATGTAG
- a CDS encoding TatD family hydrolase: MFVDSHCHLDRVDLSAHGGDFAAMMDQAGQDGVSRMLCVSIDLEHYPAMRALVDPYTEVLVSVGVHPSEQQGLEPSVADLVKLASADARVVAIGETGLDYHYNEGDLDWQRERFRRHIQAARDCGKPLIIHSRDAREDTISILRDEKAARVGGVMHCFTETWEMAQAALELGFYISFSGILTFKNAEALSDVARQVPLERLLIETDAPYLAPVPHRGKKNEPRFLPLVAEKIAEIRGLDPAEVAAVTARNFERLFLHAKGGNEMLGGAS; this comes from the coding sequence ATGTTTGTTGATTCTCACTGCCATCTTGATCGTGTCGACTTAAGCGCCCATGGGGGCGACTTTGCCGCCATGATGGACCAGGCTGGGCAGGATGGGGTGAGCCGCATGCTGTGCGTCAGCATCGACTTGGAGCACTATCCCGCCATGCGAGCCCTGGTCGATCCCTATACAGAGGTGTTGGTGTCGGTCGGTGTGCATCCGAGCGAACAGCAGGGTCTTGAGCCCTCGGTGGCGGACTTGGTCAAGCTCGCCAGCGCCGATGCGCGTGTGGTTGCCATCGGCGAGACCGGCCTCGATTATCACTACAATGAGGGCGATCTCGACTGGCAGCGCGAGCGTTTTCGCCGCCACATTCAGGCCGCGCGGGACTGCGGAAAGCCCCTGATCATTCACAGTCGGGACGCCCGCGAGGACACTATCTCCATCTTGCGTGATGAGAAGGCGGCCAGGGTCGGCGGTGTAATGCACTGCTTTACCGAGACCTGGGAGATGGCCCAGGCGGCCTTGGAACTCGGCTTTTATATTTCCTTCTCGGGCATTCTCACCTTCAAAAATGCCGAGGCACTCAGTGACGTCGCCCGTCAGGTTCCGCTTGAGCGCCTGCTAATCGAAACCGACGCACCCTATCTCGCGCCCGTTCCACATCGGGGCAAGAAAAACGAACCCCGTTTCCTGCCTCTGGTGGCGGAGAAGATCGCGGAAATCCGTGGCCTTGACCCAGCGGAGGTCGCGGCCGTGACGGCGCGCAATTTCGAGCGGCTTTTTCTGCATGCCAAGGGCGGCAATGAGATGCTGGGTGGTGCAAGCTAG
- the yhbY gene encoding ribosome assembly RNA-binding protein YhbY, with translation MPSITNKQRHWLKQQAHHLKPVVMLGQHGLTEAVLREIRIALDHHELIKIKVSAGDRDERDRLIAAILEDTKAELVQRVGNSASFYRPNPDKTEPLGLPAV, from the coding sequence ATGCCTAGCATCACCAATAAACAACGTCACTGGCTGAAACAGCAGGCGCATCATCTCAAACCCGTGGTCATGCTCGGCCAGCATGGCTTGACCGAGGCCGTATTGCGGGAGATCCGCATTGCGCTGGACCACCATGAGCTGATCAAAATTAAAGTCAGCGCCGGAGACCGCGACGAGCGAGACCGGCTGATCGCCGCCATCCTTGAAGACACGAAGGCTGAACTGGTGCAGCGAGTAGGCAATAGCGCCAGCTTCTACCGCCCAAATCCCGACAAGACGGAACCGCTCGGTTTACCAGCCGTTTAG
- a CDS encoding YhdH/YhfP family quinone oxidoreductase — translation MRTARAFRIHHNANGHHAGVETLTIANPEPGEVLIRVRYSSVNYKDALAGTGTGKILRQFPLTGGIDASGTVEVSAHADFHPGDAVLVTGWGLSFDHDGGYCEYLCVPGDWLTALPPGLDLAASMTLGTAGLTAALAVHQMLLNGQEPSMGPILVTGASGGVGCIAVALLAKLGFEVAAVSGKSERKAWLQNLGAKQILARDELPTGQRPLEKAVWGGAIDNVGGAMLAQITRTLAPNGCIASIGLAGGTELHTTVMPFILRGIKLLGCNSVDVPRDLRQKLWSHLGSDWRLNLEPIRTDSIGLDRLPVIFERMLDGQTHGRVLVNPHSTD, via the coding sequence ATGAGAACTGCCCGCGCCTTTCGCATTCATCACAACGCTAACGGTCATCACGCCGGAGTCGAAACCCTGACCATCGCCAACCCCGAGCCGGGGGAGGTGCTGATCCGAGTGCGCTATTCCTCGGTCAATTACAAAGATGCCCTGGCCGGAACCGGCACGGGCAAAATTCTGCGCCAGTTTCCCCTGACCGGCGGCATTGACGCCAGCGGCACAGTGGAGGTTTCGGCCCATGCGGACTTTCACCCCGGCGATGCGGTGCTGGTGACCGGCTGGGGGCTAAGTTTCGACCATGATGGCGGCTATTGCGAGTACCTGTGCGTGCCTGGTGACTGGCTCACCGCGCTGCCGCCGGGTCTGGATCTCGCCGCGAGCATGACGCTCGGCACCGCCGGTCTGACCGCCGCTCTAGCGGTCCATCAGATGCTGCTCAATGGTCAGGAACCCAGCATGGGGCCGATCCTGGTCACGGGGGCGAGCGGCGGCGTTGGCTGCATCGCGGTGGCCCTGCTGGCCAAGCTTGGGTTCGAGGTCGCGGCCGTGTCTGGCAAGTCCGAGCGAAAGGCCTGGCTGCAGAACCTCGGCGCCAAGCAGATTCTTGCGCGCGATGAACTACCCACTGGGCAACGACCCCTCGAGAAAGCCGTCTGGGGCGGCGCCATCGACAATGTCGGTGGCGCCATGCTCGCGCAGATCACCCGCACCCTGGCCCCCAATGGTTGTATCGCCAGCATTGGCCTGGCTGGGGGAACCGAGCTTCACACCACAGTCATGCCCTTTATTCTGCGCGGCATCAAGCTGCTCGGCTGTAATTCGGTGGATGTACCCAGGGACTTGCGTCAGAAGCTCTGGAGCCACCTTGGCAGCGACTGGCGACTGAATCTGGAACCGATCCGCACCGATAGCATTGGCCTTGACCGGCTGCCCGTCATCTTTGAGCGCATGCTTGACGGACAGACCCATGGCCGGGTACTGGTGAATCCGCACTCCACCGACTAA
- a CDS encoding glucokinase, whose translation MTLLVGDVGGTKTQIAIAEKDGQDWRLRDIHRYVSQDYSGLDKILTHYLAQHLAQDPARLEQPPVAAALAIAGPVADDRSETTNLPWQLDARALEEATGLARVRLLNDLEAIAWGIAGLNNDQLLTLQVGEPGARGNIAVVAPGTGLGQAGLFWDGQRHRPFATEGGHTDFAPTDAREFALLEHLQARFGRVSWERVASGMGIGNLYDFLHLYRNAAHHPRMAEVLARQDNPQGGQTGDLAARVAALAAAGDCDICQETMAWFMLLLGREAGNSALKLMARGGVYLAGGILPKNLDLLKRGGFIQAFLDKGRMRGLLEAMPVHLVLEEYCGLIGAARFLSEPVLSEPEPR comes from the coding sequence ATGACTCTATTGGTGGGTGATGTCGGTGGCACTAAAACCCAGATCGCGATCGCGGAAAAGGATGGCCAGGATTGGCGTTTGCGTGACATCCACCGCTATGTGAGCCAGGATTATTCCGGCTTGGACAAGATCTTGACCCACTATCTGGCCCAGCATCTGGCGCAAGATCCGGCCAGACTCGAGCAGCCTCCCGTGGCGGCTGCCCTGGCAATTGCCGGCCCCGTCGCGGATGATCGCAGCGAGACCACCAATCTGCCCTGGCAGTTGGATGCGCGGGCGCTGGAGGAGGCGACTGGACTCGCCCGCGTGCGTCTGCTCAATGACCTGGAGGCCATCGCTTGGGGGATTGCCGGGCTGAATAACGACCAGCTCCTGACGCTGCAAGTGGGCGAGCCCGGCGCGCGCGGTAATATTGCCGTGGTCGCACCTGGCACTGGCCTTGGTCAGGCTGGTCTGTTTTGGGATGGACAGCGCCATCGCCCCTTTGCGACCGAAGGTGGCCATACGGACTTTGCCCCCACGGATGCGCGCGAATTCGCTCTGCTCGAGCATCTGCAAGCGCGTTTCGGCCGGGTGAGCTGGGAGCGGGTGGCCTCCGGCATGGGGATCGGAAACCTGTATGATTTTCTGCACCTGTATCGCAATGCCGCGCATCATCCGCGAATGGCCGAGGTGCTGGCGCGACAGGACAATCCCCAAGGAGGGCAGACGGGCGACCTGGCTGCCAGGGTCGCCGCGTTGGCCGCGGCGGGAGACTGTGACATTTGCCAGGAGACCATGGCTTGGTTCATGCTGCTGCTCGGTCGCGAAGCGGGCAATAGCGCACTCAAGCTCATGGCGCGCGGCGGGGTCTATCTGGCAGGTGGTATTCTGCCGAAAAATCTTGATTTGCTTAAGCGTGGTGGGTTCATACAAGCTTTTCTCGACAAAGGACGGATGCGCGGACTACTCGAGGCCATGCCGGTGCATCTGGTGCTCGAGGAGTACTGCGGTCTCATCGGCGCCGCCCGTTTCCTGAGCGAGCCGGTCCTGAGCGAACCGGAACCCCGCTGA